Below is a window of Candidatus Nanosynbacter sp. HMT-352 DNA.
AAAATTGGCGTTGATTGCGAAATAAATTACTATAGCGAAGGCGATGGTCGCGACAATTGTTAGCAAGAAATATTTCGGTAAAGCAAGCATTCTGCAAATTCCTAAAAACGCTGATTTGATGGTTAGTCTGTAGTGCTTATCGTTGTAATTCATTGTGGTAGTTGTGTTATAAAGTTTGCTGGTGTGTTATTACGATCTTTTTTTTAGTTCGTAAATAACCTTTGTTGGCCATGGAATACTATCGATTTTGAAGTATTTTTGTAAATGTGGCAAATAGGTTTCATCGAATTCATTCTGCGACTGTATTATTTTGTAACCGCGTGGCGCGCAAATCCATTTGTGAATAAGGTGGTTCATGATAACGTACGATTCTTTTGATTCGCGTTCAAGTGAATCTAGCCCCCAAACCGCGTGAAACATGATTTCGTAAATAGTTTGACTATTTGCCTTGTAGAGGTACGGAGTGATAGGATTATCATTGTCGTCGCAAACGATAGTAGGCATGCTAATCACTGAATTTTTAACAAGCGCTTCGATCCATGTGCAAACTTCATCGTTGACATCTTCGGATGCTACTTCGATAGACGCGACTAGGCTTGACGTCTCACCGGGACCCCAATCGCGGATGATAATGGTGCCGTCAGGCTTGAGTGCTTTATCTAGCATTGCGAACGTTTTAGTGCGCTCGGGTCGAGATAGATAGCTCATCAATTCGTGAAATACACTCGACATATAGATGATGTCGAACTCATCTTTGGTGTTTTCAAGTTGTTCTTTAGTAACAAAATCAATGTTATTTTCTTGAAGCTGAGATTGAACAATTTGTGAAACATCATAGGCTACGTAGTGAGTTTCTGTTTGCGTCACTTGTTTGATGAATTCTGGCGAGAAACCAGAACCGAAATCAAGCAATTTAACGTTTTTACCAAGATGTTTTGCGATAGCTCCGAATTTGGATGACGCTGTCTGATTCATCCGCTCTTGATAGGTTTTGTTGGTATGATTTTCCAAGTACTCGTTGCGAATTTGATCCATGCGTCTATTATACGATATTCGTAAAGGCAATTCGATCATCCGCGACAGCAACTTTTACTGTATCTCCGTCGTGAATTCGCCCGTCGATCAGTTCGAGCGCCAAAGGATCAAGCACGCGTTTTTGAATCAAACGCTTAAGCGGTCGAGCGCCGAAACTTGGGTCGTAGCCGTATCGCGCCAACATATCACGAACGCTATTGTCAAAATTCAGCGTTATGTCGCGACTATCTTTAACTTGGCGAACAACTTTTTCTAATTGCACGTCAACAATTGCACGCATCGATTCAGGGTGAATGCGATCAAAAATCACGATGTCGTCAATTCGGTTTAAGAATTCTGGACGGAAATGACCACGAAGCGTTTCTAAAATTTGATTGTCGAGAGAACTAATGTCATCACCTGTGTAGTCCATAATCATTTGCGATCCGACGTTGCTGGTCATGATGATAATGGTGTTGCTAAAGTCAATCGTTCGTCCTTGTCCGTCCGTCAATCGACCGTCGTCTAAAACTTGCAACAGTACGTTAAACACGTCGGGGTGTGCTTTTTCGATTTCGTCAAACAAAACCACGCTATACGGACGTCGTCTAACGGCTTCCGTCAATTGACCGCCCTGATCATAGCCGACATATCCTGGAGGCGAACCGATCAATCTGGCTACGGCGTGGCGTTCCATATATTCGCTCATGTCAATTCGAATCATGGCGTGCTCGTCGTCGAATAATTCACGACATAAACTGCGCGCGACTTCTGTTTTTCCCACGCCAGTAGGGCCGAGGAATAGGAATGAGCCAATCGGTCGATTGATATCGCCGAGTCCAGCGCGTGACCTACGGATGGCGCTTGCTACAGCTGTCACAGCGCGATCTTGTCCGATGACTTGGCGGCTAATTGATTCTTCCAATTTGGTCAATTTGCTAGATTCACTTTCCATCAATCGCTCCACCGGAATTCCGGTCCAGCGCGCCACCACGCCGGCGATATCGTCAGGCGTAACTTCTTCGCGGAGTAATCGGTCGTGAGTTGGAATTGCTGCTAGCTCCTCGCGGGCGCTTGCTAATTTTTTCTCCAGCTCCGGCAAATCGCCATACTTAATGCGGCTGGCGGTGGCTAAGTCCGCGTCGCGTTCAGCAATTTCTAATTGTGAGCGCAGATTGTCCATTTTTTCGGTAGTCGTGTTGACGGTTTGCAAAATGTCTTTTTCGTGTTGCCATTTTTTATCAATCACTTCGGCTTTTGCACGAATCTCGGCAATTTGCTCCTTAATTTCATCTTTGCGAATATTGGCGTGGTCGGATTTGTCCTTTTTCAGCGCCGCTTCCTCAATTTCCAATTGCAAGCGTCTATTGTTCAATCGATCCAGTGCAATTGGCACGCTTTCCAATTGCATTTTAAGTG
It encodes the following:
- a CDS encoding class I SAM-dependent methyltransferase, with the translated sequence MDQIRNEYLENHTNKTYQERMNQTASSKFGAIAKHLGKNVKLLDFGSGFSPEFIKQVTQTETHYVAYDVSQIVQSQLQENNIDFVTKEQLENTKDEFDIIYMSSVFHELMSYLSRPERTKTFAMLDKALKPDGTIIIRDWGPGETSSLVASIEVASEDVNDEVCTWIEALVKNSVISMPTIVCDDNDNPITPYLYKANSQTIYEIMFHAVWGLDSLERESKESYVIMNHLIHKWICAPRGYKIIQSQNEFDETYLPHLQKYFKIDSIPWPTKVIYELKKRS
- a CDS encoding ATP-dependent Clp protease ATP-binding subunit, giving the protein MPPNMNQEETTKPLEKFGTDITALAREGKLDPVIGRDEEIRRTMQILSRRTKNNPVLIGEPGVGKTAIVEALAQRIVKGNVPASLKDKRLISLEISSLLAGASFRGQFEDRLKAVLKEVEDAAGEIILFVDEIHTMVGAGKSEGSMDAGNMLKPALARGKLHMIGATTLAEYRQYVEKDAALERRFQPVYVGEPSFDDTVAILRGLKEKYEIHHGVKIADDAIVAAARLSTRYLPDRFLPDKAVDLLDEATSSLKMQLESVPIALDRLNNRRLQLEIEEAALKKDKSDHANIRKDEIKEQIAEIRAKAEVIDKKWQHEKDILQTVNTTTEKMDNLRSQLEIAERDADLATASRIKYGDLPELEKKLASAREELAAIPTHDRLLREEVTPDDIAGVVARWTGIPVERLMESESSKLTKLEESISRQVIGQDRAVTAVASAIRRSRAGLGDINRPIGSFLFLGPTGVGKTEVARSLCRELFDDEHAMIRIDMSEYMERHAVARLIGSPPGYVGYDQGGQLTEAVRRRPYSVVLFDEIEKAHPDVFNVLLQVLDDGRLTDGQGRTIDFSNTIIIMTSNVGSQMIMDYTGDDISSLDNQILETLRGHFRPEFLNRIDDIVIFDRIHPESMRAIVDVQLEKVVRQVKDSRDITLNFDNSVRDMLARYGYDPSFGARPLKRLIQKRVLDPLALELIDGRIHDGDTVKVAVADDRIAFTNIV